A portion of the Sphaerochaeta pleomorpha str. Grapes genome contains these proteins:
- a CDS encoding zinc-binding dehydrogenase, with protein MKARALRIHGASDLRIDEFELPKINDDEILVKVVSDSICMSTYKCAILGPKHKRVHSDVAQHPAITGHEFAGDIVEVGEKYKDQFKAGMKFTLQPALNYKGTMWSPGYSYEFCGGDATYCILPPEVMELGCLLEYKGEAYFEASLAEPMSCCIGAFHACFHTEMGVYAHTMGIKQGGNIALLAAAGPMGLGALTYAIHSEHRPSLIVLTDINSKRLSRAKFLFEKEAQECGVRVEFINTSNIDDVANYLRRFSPLGFDDVFAFAPIASVVQLGSDILGRDGCLNFFAGPIDKQFCAPLNFYDVHYNSTHVIGTTGGNTYDMLESLRMTEKKQLDPAVMITHIGGLNCAAETTLNLPKIPGGKKLIYTHLDLPLTAIEDFRTLSVKDIRFGILADIIDAHNGLWCVEAEKYLLNNWT; from the coding sequence TGAGTTGCCAAAAATCAACGATGATGAAATATTAGTGAAAGTTGTTTCCGATAGTATTTGTATGTCAACTTACAAATGTGCGATTTTAGGCCCCAAACACAAACGTGTCCATTCTGATGTTGCACAACATCCAGCTATTACAGGTCATGAATTTGCAGGTGATATCGTAGAGGTTGGTGAGAAATATAAAGACCAGTTCAAGGCTGGTATGAAATTCACCTTGCAACCAGCTTTAAATTATAAGGGAACCATGTGGTCTCCAGGTTATTCATATGAGTTTTGCGGAGGAGATGCAACCTACTGCATACTTCCTCCTGAAGTTATGGAACTTGGATGTCTATTGGAATATAAAGGTGAGGCCTATTTTGAAGCCTCTTTAGCAGAACCGATGTCATGCTGCATTGGTGCATTTCATGCATGTTTCCATACAGAAATGGGAGTTTATGCCCACACAATGGGTATTAAACAAGGAGGAAACATTGCCCTATTGGCTGCCGCCGGGCCAATGGGATTGGGCGCTTTGACATATGCAATTCATTCAGAACACCGGCCTTCGCTAATTGTATTGACTGATATAAATTCAAAAAGACTTTCGAGAGCAAAATTCTTATTTGAAAAAGAAGCACAAGAGTGTGGCGTACGAGTAGAATTTATCAATACTTCCAATATAGATGATGTCGCCAACTATTTACGTCGCTTCTCTCCCTTAGGATTTGACGATGTTTTTGCATTTGCGCCGATTGCCTCTGTGGTGCAATTAGGTTCCGATATTCTAGGAAGAGACGGATGTTTGAATTTCTTTGCAGGTCCTATTGATAAGCAGTTCTGCGCACCTTTGAATTTCTATGATGTACACTACAATTCAACCCATGTAATCGGCACGACAGGTGGAAACACATATGATATGCTTGAATCCCTTAGAATGACTGAAAAAAAACAGTTGGATCCTGCAGTAATGATCACACATATTGGTGGATTGAACTGCGCAGCTGAGACCACCTTGAACCTTCCTAAAATTCCTGGAGGGAAAAAACTTATCTATACCCATCTGGACCTTCCGCTAACCGCAATTGAGGATTTTCGAACCTTATCTGTCAAGGATATTCGTTTTGGCATCTTAGCTGATATCATCGATGCTCATAACGGACTTTGGTGTGTTGAAGCAGAGAAATATCTACTGAACAACTGGACATAG